One Rissa tridactyla isolate bRisTri1 chromosome 1, bRisTri1.patW.cur.20221130, whole genome shotgun sequence DNA segment encodes these proteins:
- the RFXAP gene encoding LOW QUALITY PROTEIN: regulatory factor X-associated protein (The sequence of the model RefSeq protein was modified relative to this genomic sequence to represent the inferred CDS: deleted 2 bases in 1 codon), protein MRGARGPAAPARWRGGLRWRRPRAPSVTGALRASPAVAPSSSSASSSSSSSPPQLALLVMQPCGGEEAAAAAGAAGGVLPLPGADPPPGSGGLMLFYELGGAGDGEAEAGEEAEAAGGESTASPEEVEEEEVAASTAVAAAAASSGEAAAAGGGCKSCTYQGCSETTTQVVKQRKPWMCKRHRNKIYKDKYKRKKSDQALGGGGAAAAGGGPRAEDGVEGSVSVTKQRTGSIGDRPARPTLLEQVLNKKRLSLLRSPEVVQFLQKQQQLLSQQALEQRQQQFQGAPG, encoded by the exons ATGCGTGGTGCGCGCGGCCCGGCGGCGCCTGCGCGCTGG CGGGGCGGGCTGAGGTGGCGGCGGCCGCGGGCTCCGTCGGTCACCGGCGCCCTGCGGGCCAGCCCCGCCgtcgctccctcctcctcctccgcctcttcctcctcctcctcctcgccgccgcaGCTGGCGCTGCTCGTCATGCAGCCGTGCGGcggcgaggaggcggcggcggcggccggggcggcggggggggtgcTGCCGTTGCCGGGAGCCGACCCGCCGCCCGGTAGCGGCGGCCTCATGTTATTCTACGAGCTGGGGGGGGCCGGCGACGGCGAGGCCGAGGCGGGGGAGGAGGccgaggcggcgggcggggagagcACGGCCAGCccggaggaggtggaggaggaggaggtggcggcgtcgacggcggtggcggcggcagcggcttCGAGCGgcgaagcggcggcggcgggcggcggctgcAAGAGCTGCACCTACCAGGGCTGCAGCGAGACCACCACGCAAGTGGTGAAGCAGCGCAAGCCTTGGATGTGCAAGCGGCACCGCAACAAGATTTACAAGGACAAGTACAAGCGCAAGAAAAGCGACCAGGccctggggggcggcggggcggccgccgcggggggcggcCCGCGGGCGGAG GATGGTGTTGAAGGTTCAGTTTCTGTTACAAAACAAAGAACAGGATCCATTGGGGATCGCCCAGCAAGACCTACTCTTTTGGAACAAGTGTTGAATAAGAAGAGGCTg TCCCTACTCAGAAGTCCAGAAGTAGTGCAATTTctacagaaacagcagcaactgTTAAGTCAGCAGGCTTTGGAACAGAGGCAGCAACAGTTTCAAGGAGCACCTGGGTAA